The Alphaproteobacteria bacterium DNA segment AAAGCTGTAGAAGCACTTGTATCTGCATTAGTGCCTGCAATTCCCGAAGATTTATCCCAGACTTTAAAGCCAAGAACCTGATTATTTCCGTTGAAATTAGCATTAGGAACGAAGCGTATTTTATCTGTTTGATTCAATAACAAAGCACTAGTCTTTGAAACAACGCCTATCGCATTCCAGCTCACGCCATTATCTGTTGAAAATTGCCATGCACCATTTGTATTATCACGCGTTGTTACCGCAATCCCAAGAGGCGTGCTATCACTATCAGTGGATCCTGATCCTGTTACAATGTCTGAAACCAAAGTACCATTATTACTTCCGCTTGCGATATCCTCTGGAATTGGCGCCAGATCAAGATTGACAGGATTCGTAGGTGCATCATTAACGAGTATCACGTCTAAAAGTGCATTAGCAGGATTCGCACTAAAGGCTAAGGAAGTACTTGTGTCTACTTGACTACCAGCTGTTCCAGAAGATTTATCCCAGACTTTAAAGCTAAGAACCTGATCATTCCCATTGAAATTAGCATTAGGGACAAAGCGTATTTTATCTGTTTCATTCAACAGGAATGCTGCATTATCAGCAACAGGTGGCATAGAATTCCAATTTGCACCACCATCACTTGAAAATTGCCATACACCATTTGTATTGTCACGCGTTGTCACCGCAATCCCAAGTGGAGCGCTATCAACATCAATTGATCCAGATCCTGTTACAATATCCAAAACCAACGTGCCTGTGTTACTACCAGGTGCAACATCTTTAGGAATTGAAGACAGCTCAAGATTTATTGGATTCGTGGGTGCATCATTAACAGGTGTTACATCTAAAAGCGCATTGGCAGGATTCGCACTAAAAGCTGTCGAAGTACTTGTGTCTGCTTGGCTACCAGCTGTTCCAGAAGATTTATCCCAGACTTTAAAGCCAAGGGGTTGATCATTTCCGTTGAAATCAGCATTAGGCACAAAACGTATTTTATCCGTTTCATTTAATAATAAAGCAGCATTAGTCGTAACAGGTGGCATAGAATTCCAGCTCGCTCCATTATCTGTTGAAAATTGCCAAATGCCATTGGTGTTTTCAGCGTTTGTCACCGCAATGCCAAGAGGCGTGCTATCACTATCAGTAGATCCGGATCCTGTTACAATGTCTGAAACTAAGGTCCCTGTATTGCTTCCAGATGGAATATCTTCGGGAATTGATGTCAGATCAAGATTTGCAGGGTTTGAGGCTCTATCATTAATAGGATTGACAGTAATTGCAATGGTGTTGCTATCGGATAAAGGACCTGTTGCGCCTGTATTACCTTGATCATTTATAGTAATATTGAGCGTATCTGCGCCAACAAAATTCAGATTGCCTTGATAGGATAAAGTTGCTAAAGCAGCGTTAATATCTGCCAAATTCCCCGTGAAGACCATAGTAGCATCATCGGCACCATCGCCTGTTATAAAGGACAGGCTGTTAGTTGATAAAGTCAGCATGCCATGATCAACCGATATAGTGACTTGTACAGTATTTGAAGAAGTAAGTTCTGGATCGGTAAACGATATGCCAGAAATTGCAAGACTTGTATTCTCGTTCACATTTTGTGGACCAGGAACTGTAATCATTGGCGCGTCATTAACAGGTGTTACATCTAAAAGCGCATTGGCAGGATTCACACTAAAAGCTGTCGAAGCACTTGTATCTGCTTGACTACCAGCTGTTCCAGAAGATTTATCCCAGACTTTAAAGCCAAGAACCTGATCATTCCCATTGAAATTAGCATTAGGCACAAAGCGTATTTTATCTGTTTCATTCAATAATAAGGCGTTAGTCTCAGAAACAATATCTATTGCATTCCAGTTTGCGCCATTATCTGTTGAAAACTGCCAAATGCCATTTGTGATTGCAGCGTTTGTCACCGCAATGCCAAGAGGTGCAGAATCAACATCCGTAGATCCAGATTCTGTTACAATGTCTGAAACTAAGGTCCCTGTATTGCTTCCAGAGAGAATATCTTCAGGAATTGCAGCCAGATCAAAATTGTTAGGATTTGTAGGCGCGTCATTCACGGGTGTCACATCCAAAAGCGCATTGGCAGGATTCACACTAAAGGCTGTCGAGCTACTTGTGTTTGCTAGGCTACCTGCAGTCCCAGAAGATTTATCCCAGACTTTAAAGCCAAGGGGTTGGTCATTCCCATTGAAATTAGCATTAGGCACAAAACGTATTTTATCCGTTTCATTCAATAATAAGGCGTTAGTCTCAGAAACAATACCTATTGCATTCCAGTTTGCGCCATTATCTGTTGAAAACTGCCAAATGCCATTTGTGATTGCAGCGTTTGTCACCGCAATGCCAAGCGGCGTGCTATCAACATCTGTGGATCCTGATTCTGTTACAATGTCTGAAACTAAGGTCCCTGTATTGCTAGCAGGTGCAACATCTTCAGGAAGTGAAGGCAAATCAAGATTTTCGGGGTTTGTTGGGGCATCATTGACAGGATTTACGAAAATGGCAATAGCACTATTAATAACCTCCTGCAAACCAATGGCTGAAACTAATAAACCATCGCCCCCATTGAAATTTAAATTTCCTTTATAGATAAGCGTATCAAGCGTTGCGTTAATATCATTAAAATTTCCTGAAATGCTTACAGATTCACTTCCATTATTGCTTATAACAGCACTCCCTATATTTGAAAGTGTTAAAGTGCCATTTAATACAAGAAGATCAACACTTGAAAATTCATTGTTTATGGAAATGCCCTGGATCGGTTTATTTATATCTTCCTGTGCAAATTGACTTTGAGGGAATGATAATATATGTATGTCAACAAACTTGGTTGTTTCCAAAGGACCTGTTGCGCCGGTATGCCCCTGATCACTGATATTGACTGTTAATGTAGAGGTTCCACTAAAATTGCTGCTTGATGATCTAAATAAAAGATTTGAGACCGCAGCGTTTATATCCGCCAAATTTCCCGTGAAAATCATATCGGTATCGTTGGTACCATCACCAGTTATGAAGTTCAACCCTGTGCTAGACCCTGCTATTGTCAGAGTGCCGTGTGTAACACTAAGAGTAACACGTGCGTCTTCACCACCAATATCAATATCACTAAAGCTAATTCTGTCTTGATTACGAAAGAAAATTTGATCACCTTGAAATATATTCTTAGTCGCAGGTACTACAATGTCGGGCGCATCATTAATAGGTGTCACGTCCAAAAGCGCATTAGCAGCATTCACACTAAAGGCTGTCTCGCCGTTATTTGTAATTGCAGTAGTGCCTGCAGTCCCAGAAGATTTATCCCAGACTTTAAAACCAAGAACCTGATCATTCCCGTTGAAATTTGGACTAGACACAAAACGTATTTTATCCGTTTCATTTAACAATAAGGCGTTAGCCACAGAAACACTGCCTATCGCATTCCAGCTCGCGCCATTATCTGTTGAAAATTGCCAAATGCCATTGGTATTTGCAGCATT contains these protein-coding regions:
- a CDS encoding SBBP repeat-containing protein, which codes for DAIVYGNSQNELEYDFVVAPNADASQIAVEIAGATKLEIDANGRLLVHTKDGTLWQDAPVLYQYNGAQKTAIDGKFVLDGNHLKFDIANYDHSKTLFIDPIFSYGSYVGELAAQNQLVSSDTELAGTNVVNLLGGLQRFGIKIHNDDLYIAGETIRTQLDSPAFPVTAGSFDVTQNGSFDVFVAKLRPQGNGASDLIYSTYIGSVGDDKATMLDVNALGEVYVAGETSNPNGDFPTTLDAYDTTANGGKDVFVSKLSADGTTLLYSTLLGGSGDDAAYHIVVDANGKIYLTGETTSSDLPATSGAFQTSNSGGVDVFVAKIDPSHTGTDQLVYATYYGGASNEAGYGLTIDTLGNAYIVGKTIGTIPTTPNAFLTSAPGGGDGFLFKLDPTGTALLYGTYFGGTGSELIDSVALDPSGNVFIAGSTSSSNLSTNTAFDTTLGRTNNGQDAIVAKFKLNNGGGNNDLLASTYFGGGGSENAREIKVDANGNVFIVGFTSANDPVPTTGTDSKTITGAGTIGYFSKFDNNLSNLLFSTHFGAASGISNNNNTTAVSTFDISNTGQVALIGTTTRDLETSTGAFDENFNTGPDAVNPLVNIFIQSYSIGNTNQAPTNPTGFNLADIPEDVPSGSNTGTLVSDIVAGSGSIDSDSAPLGIAVTNAANTNGIWQFSTDNGASWNAIGSVSVANALLLNETDKIRFVSSPNFNGNDQVLGFKVWDKSSGTAGTTAITNNGETAFSVNAANALLDVTPINDAPDIVVPATKNIFQGDQIFFRNQDRISFSDIDIGGEDARVTLSVTHGTLTIAGSSTGLNFITGDGTNDTDMIFTGNLADINAAVSNLLFRSSSSNFSGTSTLTVNISDQGHTGATGPLETTKFVDIHILSFPQSQFAQEDINKPIQGISINNEFSSVDLLVLNGTLTLSNIGSAVISNNGSESVSISGNFNDINATLDTLIYKGNLNFNGGDGLLVSAIGLQEVINSAIAIFVNPVNDAPTNPENLDLPSLPEDVAPASNTGTLVSDIVTESGSTDVDSTPLGIAVTNAAITNGIWQFSTDNGANWNAIGIVSETNALLLNETDKIRFVPNANFNGNDQPLGFKVWDKSSGTAGSLANTSSSTAFSVNPANALLDVTPVNDAPTNPNNFDLAAIPEDILSGSNTGTLVSDIVTESGSTDVDSAPLGIAVTNAAITNGIWQFSTDNGANWNAIDIVSETNALLLNETDKIRFVPNANFNGNDQVLGFKVWDKSSGTAGSQADTSASTAFSVNPANALLDVTPVNDAPMITVPGPQNVNENTSLAISGISFTDPELTSSNTVQVTISVDHGMLTLSTNSLSFITGDGADDATMVFTGNLADINAALATLSYQGNLNFVGADTLNITINDQGNTGATGPLSDSNTIAITVNPINDRASNPANLDLTSIPEDIPSGSNTGTLVSDIVTGSGSTDSDSTPLGIAVTNAENTNGIWQFSTDNGASWNSMPPVTTNAALLLNETDKIRFVPNADFNGNDQPLGFKVWDKSSGTAGSQADTSTSTAFSANPANALLDVTPVNDAPTNPINLELSSIPKDVAPGSNTGTLVLDIVTGSGSIDVDSAPLGIAVTTRDNTNGVWQFSSDGGANWNSMPPVADNAAFLLNETDKIRFVPNANFNGNDQVLSFKVWDKSSGTAGSQVDTSTSLAFSANPANALLDVILVNDAPTNPVNLDLAPIPEDIASGSNNGTLVSDIVTGSGSTDSDSTPLGIAVTTRDNTNGAWQFSTDNGVSWNAIGVVSKTSALLLNQTDKIRFVPNANFNGNNQVLGFKVWDKSSGIAGTNADTSASTAFSANAANALLDITPINDVPTNPGNLDLPSIPKDVPSGSNTGTPVSIIVNGSGSIDVDGTPLGIAVTNATNPNGIWQFSTNNGASWNAIGNVSVVNALLLNKTDKIRFVPNLNFSGNDQALSFKVWDKSSGIAGSKADTNGSLAFSSNNAKAFLDVIPVINVIPPAPAPIVAQTIDPVPAPKIVQNQQINNILPIQTNKDPNNLMEDPNNAVKSPVPQNPSLDPAKPYLSDDDFNKYETPESPLDSPTILMDAQKNNAEYVILGGFNVFNNLQLIEIIKEAGAFEDIGDFNTENLLDALDKNNKQPTDVMDKIKPIGKDNEQPTDVMDRIKTMQQSSDQEVLNILNDIVK